One window of the Anolis sagrei isolate rAnoSag1 chromosome 5, rAnoSag1.mat, whole genome shotgun sequence genome contains the following:
- the CPSF6 gene encoding cleavage and polyadenylation specificity factor subunit 6 isoform X4 yields the protein MADGVDHIDIYADVGEEFNQEAEYGGHDQIDLYDDVISPSANNGDAPEDRDYMDSLPPSVGDDVGKGSAPNVVYTYTGKRIALYIGNLTWWTTDEDLTEAVHSLGVNDILEIKFFENRANGQSKGFALVGVGSEASSKKLMDLLPKRELHGQNPVVTPCNKQFLSQFELQSRKTTQSGQMSGEGKAGPPGGSSRAPFPPSNRGRGRFPGNLPGGDRFPGPAGPGGPPPPFPAGQTPPRPPLGPPGPPGPPGPPPPGQVLPPPLTGPPNRGDRPPPPVLFPGQPFGQPPLGPLPPGPPPPVPGYGPPPGPPPPQQGPPPPPGPFPPRPPGPLGPPLTLAPPPHLPGPPPGAPPPAPHVNPAFFPPPASSGIPTSDSRGPPPSDPYGRPPPYDRGDYGPPGREIDAARTPLSEAEFEEIMNRNRAISSSAISRAVSDASAAEYGSAIETLVTAISLIKQSKVSADDRCKVLISSLQDCLHGIESKSYGSGSRRERSRERDHSRSREKSRRHKSRSRDRHDDYYRERSRERERHRDRDRDRDRERDREREYRHR from the exons ATGGCGGACGGCGTGGACCACATAGATATCTACGCCGACGTAGGAGAGGAGTTTAACCAG GAAGCTGAATATGGTGGGCATGATCAAATAGATTTGTATGACGACGTCATCTCCCCATCTGCCAATAACGGCGATGCACCAGAGGATCGCGATTATATGGACTCTCTTCCACCTTCTGTTGGAGATGATGTAGGCAAAGGATCAGCACCAAATGTTGTCTACACATATACAGGAAAGAGGATTGCATTGTACATTGGGAATCTTACATGG TGGACCACAGATGAAGATTTAACTGAAGCTGTTCATTCCCTTGGGGTAAATGATATTTTGGAGATAAAATTTTTTGAAAACCGTGCTAACGGCCAGTCTAAAGG aTTTGCTCTCGTAGGTGTAGGATCTGAAGCATCTTCAAAAAAACTGATGGATCTTTTACCTAAAAGAGAATTACATGGTCAAAATCCAGTTGTAACTCCATGTAACAAGCAATTTCTGAGTCAATTTGAATTGCAGTCAAGAAAAA CCACACAGTCCGGCCAGATGTCTGGAGAAGGAAAAGCTGGTCCTCCAGGAGGCAGTTCACGGGCACCATTTCCACCAAGTAACCGAGGGAGGGGCCGTTTTCCAGGCAACCTTCCTGGAGGGGACAGATTTCCTGGGCCAGCTGGACCAGGCGGACCCCCACCGCCTTTTCCAG CTGGACAGACTCCTCCACGTCCACCACTAGGTCCTCCTGGCCCACCAGGTCCTCCAGGTCCTCCTCCACCTGGCCAGGTGCTACCTCCTCCATTAACTGGTCCTCCTAATCGTGGTGACCGCCCCCCTCCTCCAGTTCTATTTCCAGGACAGCCCTTTGGTCAACCTCCACTGGGCCCCCTTCCCCCTGGGCCTCCACCTCCAGTTCCAGGCTATGGTCCTCCACCAGGCCCCCCACCTCCCCAGCAGGGCCCTCCTCCGCCTCCTGGCCCTTTCCCCCCTCGTCCACCTGGCCCCCTAGGGCCACCCCTCACACTGGCTCCTCCGCCACACTTACCTGGGCCACCACCAGGTGCTCCCCCGCCAGCCCCACACGTGAATCCAGCTTTCTTCCCCCCGCCAGCCAGCAGTGGCATACCTACATCAGACAGTCGTGGTCCACCACCATCAGACCCGTATGGCCGACCCCCACCATATGACAGAGGTGATTATGGGCCACCAGGCAG AGAAATCGATGCTGCAAGGACACCTCTAAGTGAAGCAGAATTTGAAGAAATCATGAATAGAAATAGGGCTATATCTAGCAGTGCCATTTCAAGAGCAGTATCAGATGCGAGTGCTG CGGAGTATGGAAGTGCTATAGAAACCTTGGTGACTGCAATTTCATTAATTAAACAGTCCAAAGTGTCTGCTGATGATCGCTGCAAAGTACTTATTAGCTCTCTACAAGACTGCCTGCATGGAATCGAGTCCAAGTCTTATGGTTCTGGGTCAAG ACGTGAGCGATCAAGAGAGAGAGACCACAGCAGATCAAGAGAGAAAAGCCGGCGCCACAAATCTCGTAGCAGAGATCGCCATGATGATTATTACCGGGAACGAAGCCGGGAACGCGAGAGGCATCGTGACCGTGATAGAGACCGTGACAGAGAGCGTGACAGAGAACGGGAATATCGACATCGTTAA
- the CPSF6 gene encoding cleavage and polyadenylation specificity factor subunit 6 isoform X1 codes for MADGVDHIDIYADVGEEFNQEAEYGGHDQIDLYDDVISPSANNGDAPEDRDYMDSLPPSVGDDVGKGSAPNVVYTYTGKRIALYIGNLTWWTTDEDLTEAVHSLGVNDILEIKFFENRANGQSKGFALVGVGSEASSKKLMDLLPKRELHGQNPVVTPCNKQFLSQFELQSRKTTQSGQMSGEGKAGPPGGSSRAPFPPSNRGRGRFPGNLPGGDRFPGPAGPGGPPPPFPAGQTPPRPPLGPPGPPGPPGPPPPGQVLPPPLTGPPNRGDRPPPPVLFPGQPFGQPPLGPLPPGPPPPVPGYGPPPGPPPPQQGPPPPPGPFPPRPPGPLGPPLTLAPPPHLPGPPPGAPPPAPHVNPAFFPPPASSGIPTSDSRGPPPSDPYGRPPPYDRGDYGPPGRRFTGNNMSIREQLHMPLYWRQTKNNTQNAGREIDAARTPLSEAEFEEIMNRNRAISSSAISRAVSDASAAEYGSAIETLVTAISLIKQSKVSADDRCKVLISSLQDCLHGIESKSYGSGSRRRERSRERDHSRSREKSRRHKSRSRDRHDDYYRERSRERERHRDRDRDRDRERDREREYRHR; via the exons ATGGCGGACGGCGTGGACCACATAGATATCTACGCCGACGTAGGAGAGGAGTTTAACCAG GAAGCTGAATATGGTGGGCATGATCAAATAGATTTGTATGACGACGTCATCTCCCCATCTGCCAATAACGGCGATGCACCAGAGGATCGCGATTATATGGACTCTCTTCCACCTTCTGTTGGAGATGATGTAGGCAAAGGATCAGCACCAAATGTTGTCTACACATATACAGGAAAGAGGATTGCATTGTACATTGGGAATCTTACATGG TGGACCACAGATGAAGATTTAACTGAAGCTGTTCATTCCCTTGGGGTAAATGATATTTTGGAGATAAAATTTTTTGAAAACCGTGCTAACGGCCAGTCTAAAGG aTTTGCTCTCGTAGGTGTAGGATCTGAAGCATCTTCAAAAAAACTGATGGATCTTTTACCTAAAAGAGAATTACATGGTCAAAATCCAGTTGTAACTCCATGTAACAAGCAATTTCTGAGTCAATTTGAATTGCAGTCAAGAAAAA CCACACAGTCCGGCCAGATGTCTGGAGAAGGAAAAGCTGGTCCTCCAGGAGGCAGTTCACGGGCACCATTTCCACCAAGTAACCGAGGGAGGGGCCGTTTTCCAGGCAACCTTCCTGGAGGGGACAGATTTCCTGGGCCAGCTGGACCAGGCGGACCCCCACCGCCTTTTCCAG CTGGACAGACTCCTCCACGTCCACCACTAGGTCCTCCTGGCCCACCAGGTCCTCCAGGTCCTCCTCCACCTGGCCAGGTGCTACCTCCTCCATTAACTGGTCCTCCTAATCGTGGTGACCGCCCCCCTCCTCCAGTTCTATTTCCAGGACAGCCCTTTGGTCAACCTCCACTGGGCCCCCTTCCCCCTGGGCCTCCACCTCCAGTTCCAGGCTATGGTCCTCCACCAGGCCCCCCACCTCCCCAGCAGGGCCCTCCTCCGCCTCCTGGCCCTTTCCCCCCTCGTCCACCTGGCCCCCTAGGGCCACCCCTCACACTGGCTCCTCCGCCACACTTACCTGGGCCACCACCAGGTGCTCCCCCGCCAGCCCCACACGTGAATCCAGCTTTCTTCCCCCCGCCAGCCAGCAGTGGCATACCTACATCAGACAGTCGTGGTCCACCACCATCAGACCCGTATGGCCGACCCCCACCATATGACAGAGGTGATTATGGGCCACCAGGCAG GCGTTTCACTGGAAATAACATGTCCATAAGAGAACAATTACATATGCCATTGTATTGGAGACAAACGAAAAATAATACTCAAAACGCAGGGAG AGAAATCGATGCTGCAAGGACACCTCTAAGTGAAGCAGAATTTGAAGAAATCATGAATAGAAATAGGGCTATATCTAGCAGTGCCATTTCAAGAGCAGTATCAGATGCGAGTGCTG CGGAGTATGGAAGTGCTATAGAAACCTTGGTGACTGCAATTTCATTAATTAAACAGTCCAAAGTGTCTGCTGATGATCGCTGCAAAGTACTTATTAGCTCTCTACAAGACTGCCTGCATGGAATCGAGTCCAAGTCTTATGGTTCTGGGTCAAG AAGACGTGAGCGATCAAGAGAGAGAGACCACAGCAGATCAAGAGAGAAAAGCCGGCGCCACAAATCTCGTAGCAGAGATCGCCATGATGATTATTACCGGGAACGAAGCCGGGAACGCGAGAGGCATCGTGACCGTGATAGAGACCGTGACAGAGAGCGTGACAGAGAACGGGAATATCGACATCGTTAA
- the CPSF6 gene encoding cleavage and polyadenylation specificity factor subunit 6 isoform X3, whose product MADGVDHIDIYADVGEEFNQEAEYGGHDQIDLYDDVISPSANNGDAPEDRDYMDSLPPSVGDDVGKGSAPNVVYTYTGKRIALYIGNLTWWTTDEDLTEAVHSLGVNDILEIKFFENRANGQSKGFALVGVGSEASSKKLMDLLPKRELHGQNPVVTPCNKQFLSQFELQSRKTTQSGQMSGEGKAGPPGGSSRAPFPPSNRGRGRFPGNLPGGDRFPGPAGPGGPPPPFPAGQTPPRPPLGPPGPPGPPGPPPPGQVLPPPLTGPPNRGDRPPPPVLFPGQPFGQPPLGPLPPGPPPPVPGYGPPPGPPPPQQGPPPPPGPFPPRPPGPLGPPLTLAPPPHLPGPPPGAPPPAPHVNPAFFPPPASSGIPTSDSRGPPPSDPYGRPPPYDRGDYGPPGREIDAARTPLSEAEFEEIMNRNRAISSSAISRAVSDASAAEYGSAIETLVTAISLIKQSKVSADDRCKVLISSLQDCLHGIESKSYGSGSRRRERSRERDHSRSREKSRRHKSRSRDRHDDYYRERSRERERHRDRDRDRDRERDREREYRHR is encoded by the exons ATGGCGGACGGCGTGGACCACATAGATATCTACGCCGACGTAGGAGAGGAGTTTAACCAG GAAGCTGAATATGGTGGGCATGATCAAATAGATTTGTATGACGACGTCATCTCCCCATCTGCCAATAACGGCGATGCACCAGAGGATCGCGATTATATGGACTCTCTTCCACCTTCTGTTGGAGATGATGTAGGCAAAGGATCAGCACCAAATGTTGTCTACACATATACAGGAAAGAGGATTGCATTGTACATTGGGAATCTTACATGG TGGACCACAGATGAAGATTTAACTGAAGCTGTTCATTCCCTTGGGGTAAATGATATTTTGGAGATAAAATTTTTTGAAAACCGTGCTAACGGCCAGTCTAAAGG aTTTGCTCTCGTAGGTGTAGGATCTGAAGCATCTTCAAAAAAACTGATGGATCTTTTACCTAAAAGAGAATTACATGGTCAAAATCCAGTTGTAACTCCATGTAACAAGCAATTTCTGAGTCAATTTGAATTGCAGTCAAGAAAAA CCACACAGTCCGGCCAGATGTCTGGAGAAGGAAAAGCTGGTCCTCCAGGAGGCAGTTCACGGGCACCATTTCCACCAAGTAACCGAGGGAGGGGCCGTTTTCCAGGCAACCTTCCTGGAGGGGACAGATTTCCTGGGCCAGCTGGACCAGGCGGACCCCCACCGCCTTTTCCAG CTGGACAGACTCCTCCACGTCCACCACTAGGTCCTCCTGGCCCACCAGGTCCTCCAGGTCCTCCTCCACCTGGCCAGGTGCTACCTCCTCCATTAACTGGTCCTCCTAATCGTGGTGACCGCCCCCCTCCTCCAGTTCTATTTCCAGGACAGCCCTTTGGTCAACCTCCACTGGGCCCCCTTCCCCCTGGGCCTCCACCTCCAGTTCCAGGCTATGGTCCTCCACCAGGCCCCCCACCTCCCCAGCAGGGCCCTCCTCCGCCTCCTGGCCCTTTCCCCCCTCGTCCACCTGGCCCCCTAGGGCCACCCCTCACACTGGCTCCTCCGCCACACTTACCTGGGCCACCACCAGGTGCTCCCCCGCCAGCCCCACACGTGAATCCAGCTTTCTTCCCCCCGCCAGCCAGCAGTGGCATACCTACATCAGACAGTCGTGGTCCACCACCATCAGACCCGTATGGCCGACCCCCACCATATGACAGAGGTGATTATGGGCCACCAGGCAG AGAAATCGATGCTGCAAGGACACCTCTAAGTGAAGCAGAATTTGAAGAAATCATGAATAGAAATAGGGCTATATCTAGCAGTGCCATTTCAAGAGCAGTATCAGATGCGAGTGCTG CGGAGTATGGAAGTGCTATAGAAACCTTGGTGACTGCAATTTCATTAATTAAACAGTCCAAAGTGTCTGCTGATGATCGCTGCAAAGTACTTATTAGCTCTCTACAAGACTGCCTGCATGGAATCGAGTCCAAGTCTTATGGTTCTGGGTCAAG AAGACGTGAGCGATCAAGAGAGAGAGACCACAGCAGATCAAGAGAGAAAAGCCGGCGCCACAAATCTCGTAGCAGAGATCGCCATGATGATTATTACCGGGAACGAAGCCGGGAACGCGAGAGGCATCGTGACCGTGATAGAGACCGTGACAGAGAGCGTGACAGAGAACGGGAATATCGACATCGTTAA
- the CPSF6 gene encoding cleavage and polyadenylation specificity factor subunit 6 isoform X2 has product MADGVDHIDIYADVGEEFNQEAEYGGHDQIDLYDDVISPSANNGDAPEDRDYMDSLPPSVGDDVGKGSAPNVVYTYTGKRIALYIGNLTWWTTDEDLTEAVHSLGVNDILEIKFFENRANGQSKGFALVGVGSEASSKKLMDLLPKRELHGQNPVVTPCNKQFLSQFELQSRKTTQSGQMSGEGKAGPPGGSSRAPFPPSNRGRGRFPGNLPGGDRFPGPAGPGGPPPPFPAGQTPPRPPLGPPGPPGPPGPPPPGQVLPPPLTGPPNRGDRPPPPVLFPGQPFGQPPLGPLPPGPPPPVPGYGPPPGPPPPQQGPPPPPGPFPPRPPGPLGPPLTLAPPPHLPGPPPGAPPPAPHVNPAFFPPPASSGIPTSDSRGPPPSDPYGRPPPYDRGDYGPPGRRFTGNNMSIREQLHMPLYWRQTKNNTQNAGREIDAARTPLSEAEFEEIMNRNRAISSSAISRAVSDASAAEYGSAIETLVTAISLIKQSKVSADDRCKVLISSLQDCLHGIESKSYGSGSRRERSRERDHSRSREKSRRHKSRSRDRHDDYYRERSRERERHRDRDRDRDRERDREREYRHR; this is encoded by the exons ATGGCGGACGGCGTGGACCACATAGATATCTACGCCGACGTAGGAGAGGAGTTTAACCAG GAAGCTGAATATGGTGGGCATGATCAAATAGATTTGTATGACGACGTCATCTCCCCATCTGCCAATAACGGCGATGCACCAGAGGATCGCGATTATATGGACTCTCTTCCACCTTCTGTTGGAGATGATGTAGGCAAAGGATCAGCACCAAATGTTGTCTACACATATACAGGAAAGAGGATTGCATTGTACATTGGGAATCTTACATGG TGGACCACAGATGAAGATTTAACTGAAGCTGTTCATTCCCTTGGGGTAAATGATATTTTGGAGATAAAATTTTTTGAAAACCGTGCTAACGGCCAGTCTAAAGG aTTTGCTCTCGTAGGTGTAGGATCTGAAGCATCTTCAAAAAAACTGATGGATCTTTTACCTAAAAGAGAATTACATGGTCAAAATCCAGTTGTAACTCCATGTAACAAGCAATTTCTGAGTCAATTTGAATTGCAGTCAAGAAAAA CCACACAGTCCGGCCAGATGTCTGGAGAAGGAAAAGCTGGTCCTCCAGGAGGCAGTTCACGGGCACCATTTCCACCAAGTAACCGAGGGAGGGGCCGTTTTCCAGGCAACCTTCCTGGAGGGGACAGATTTCCTGGGCCAGCTGGACCAGGCGGACCCCCACCGCCTTTTCCAG CTGGACAGACTCCTCCACGTCCACCACTAGGTCCTCCTGGCCCACCAGGTCCTCCAGGTCCTCCTCCACCTGGCCAGGTGCTACCTCCTCCATTAACTGGTCCTCCTAATCGTGGTGACCGCCCCCCTCCTCCAGTTCTATTTCCAGGACAGCCCTTTGGTCAACCTCCACTGGGCCCCCTTCCCCCTGGGCCTCCACCTCCAGTTCCAGGCTATGGTCCTCCACCAGGCCCCCCACCTCCCCAGCAGGGCCCTCCTCCGCCTCCTGGCCCTTTCCCCCCTCGTCCACCTGGCCCCCTAGGGCCACCCCTCACACTGGCTCCTCCGCCACACTTACCTGGGCCACCACCAGGTGCTCCCCCGCCAGCCCCACACGTGAATCCAGCTTTCTTCCCCCCGCCAGCCAGCAGTGGCATACCTACATCAGACAGTCGTGGTCCACCACCATCAGACCCGTATGGCCGACCCCCACCATATGACAGAGGTGATTATGGGCCACCAGGCAG GCGTTTCACTGGAAATAACATGTCCATAAGAGAACAATTACATATGCCATTGTATTGGAGACAAACGAAAAATAATACTCAAAACGCAGGGAG AGAAATCGATGCTGCAAGGACACCTCTAAGTGAAGCAGAATTTGAAGAAATCATGAATAGAAATAGGGCTATATCTAGCAGTGCCATTTCAAGAGCAGTATCAGATGCGAGTGCTG CGGAGTATGGAAGTGCTATAGAAACCTTGGTGACTGCAATTTCATTAATTAAACAGTCCAAAGTGTCTGCTGATGATCGCTGCAAAGTACTTATTAGCTCTCTACAAGACTGCCTGCATGGAATCGAGTCCAAGTCTTATGGTTCTGGGTCAAG ACGTGAGCGATCAAGAGAGAGAGACCACAGCAGATCAAGAGAGAAAAGCCGGCGCCACAAATCTCGTAGCAGAGATCGCCATGATGATTATTACCGGGAACGAAGCCGGGAACGCGAGAGGCATCGTGACCGTGATAGAGACCGTGACAGAGAGCGTGACAGAGAACGGGAATATCGACATCGTTAA